The Desmonostoc muscorum LEGE 12446 genome includes a region encoding these proteins:
- a CDS encoding DUF928 domain-containing protein produces MKWIKSSQYFVIFSLPLCLNFAQSSFTAQAQAQLYEPNKTWQISQTFKPPKRGAPPASAGGSTRGGSCLTGKKLITPLIPQNKLGLTLGQHPTFFWYVPESSVKTAKFFLLTDDDQTVFYETSFTLPDKSGIVSFTLPDSAPALAVDKTYHWYLTVVCNTEDSSDNPIVDGWVERIKPELALSEALAKANLWKLPAIYAEAGIWHEALTTLVQLRRTEPNNLKMRLDWRQFFKSVGLSAIASSPLI; encoded by the coding sequence ATGAAATGGATTAAGTCATCTCAATATTTTGTAATATTTTCCCTACCTTTATGTTTGAATTTCGCTCAGTCTAGTTTCACAGCACAGGCTCAGGCTCAGTTATACGAACCAAACAAAACTTGGCAAATTAGTCAAACATTTAAGCCACCAAAACGCGGGGCGCCACCGGCAAGTGCTGGTGGTTCAACTCGTGGTGGCTCTTGTCTAACAGGTAAAAAACTGATAACTCCCTTAATTCCTCAAAATAAATTAGGGCTGACACTTGGTCAACATCCAACATTTTTCTGGTATGTACCTGAATCTTCAGTCAAAACAGCCAAGTTTTTCCTTCTCACTGATGATGACCAGACAGTATTTTATGAAACATCTTTTACACTTCCAGATAAATCTGGAATTGTTAGCTTTACACTTCCTGACAGTGCCCCAGCATTAGCAGTAGATAAAACTTATCACTGGTATCTGACGGTTGTTTGCAATACTGAAGATTCCAGTGACAATCCGATTGTAGATGGTTGGGTGGAACGAATTAAACCAGAATTAGCCTTATCGGAGGCATTAGCAAAAGCAAATTTGTGGAAATTGCCCGCCATCTATGCAGAAGCTGGAATTTGGCATGAAGCTCTGACTACTTTAGTGCAACTGCGCCGGACTGAGCCGAATAATTTAAAAATGAGATTGGATTGGAGACAATTTTTCAAATCAGTTGGTTTAAGTGCGATCGCTTCAAGTCCATTAATTTAA
- a CDS encoding CHASE2 domain-containing protein: MWKNLKPVIWQWRGVLFAVPNITILVIALRLTGLLQLLELAALDQFFLLRPPEPVDTRIVIVEINEADVRKQGQWPMSDAALASVLENIKQQQPRAIGLDIYRDLPVNPGHQALVKVFESTPNLIGVQKISDTFDSSSVDASPVLKQRHQIGANDLPLDGDGKIRRGLLYLNLKNDEILESFALKLALLYFKPEGITAKASANNSNYLQLNRGIFPIFEADDGGYVRADAGSYQVLLNYRGRIQQFIKISLTELQEKRIPKDLMRGKVVLIGATAESLKDLFYTPYSSNVLTDPERMAGVTIHANLISQILSAALDARPQIKTLPEPIEWLLILGWSIIGAILCWVQRHSNNQKIFLAVGLAGGGLLGGSFLAFLSGWWIPVVPSLLALGGSAIALTQYIAQGSAQMRKTLGRYLTDEIVANILETPSGLKLGGERRKVTVLVSDLRGFSAISEQLPPEEVVKILNLYLGAMTDVINQYKGTINEFMGDGIFVIFGAPISRKDDSQRAIACAIAMQLAMQKVNEQNQQMNLPILEMGIGINTGEVVAGNIGSQKRAQYTVIGSHVNLAARIETYTVGGQILISENTSKDANIDLKIAGELQIKPKGIKDPVTIFDIRGIGSEYNLFLPEDNEIMVNLNQEVPVEYNVLQGKQAGGTVFVGALVCLSEKAAQLQSLNSLEPLANLKLKLLIEPELATEEEHIYAKVIKQIDVDKHVFLIRFTAIPPKAIAFFETLRQTE, translated from the coding sequence ATGTGGAAAAACCTGAAACCCGTAATTTGGCAATGGCGGGGTGTTTTATTTGCAGTTCCCAATATTACAATTCTGGTGATTGCACTACGCTTAACTGGATTACTGCAATTATTGGAATTGGCTGCACTAGATCAATTTTTTCTCCTCCGCCCACCAGAGCCAGTTGATACCCGTATTGTGATAGTTGAAATTAATGAAGCAGATGTCCGCAAGCAAGGACAGTGGCCAATGTCGGATGCGGCGCTTGCTAGTGTATTGGAGAATATTAAACAGCAGCAACCTAGAGCGATCGGTTTAGATATTTATCGGGATTTACCTGTAAATCCTGGTCATCAAGCTCTAGTTAAAGTCTTTGAATCTACCCCCAATTTAATTGGCGTACAAAAAATATCTGATACTTTTGATAGTTCTTCAGTTGATGCATCTCCAGTACTGAAACAACGCCATCAAATTGGAGCGAACGATCTACCTTTAGATGGCGACGGCAAAATTCGCCGAGGATTGCTATACCTAAATTTAAAGAATGATGAAATCCTAGAGAGTTTTGCTTTGAAACTGGCTTTGCTGTACTTTAAACCTGAAGGTATTACGGCAAAGGCATCAGCAAATAACTCTAATTACTTGCAGTTAAATCGGGGCATTTTTCCAATTTTTGAAGCCGATGATGGAGGTTATGTACGAGCGGATGCCGGAAGTTATCAAGTACTTTTAAATTATCGAGGAAGAATACAACAATTCATCAAAATTTCCCTCACAGAATTACAAGAAAAACGTATTCCAAAAGACTTAATGCGGGGCAAGGTAGTATTAATTGGGGCTACGGCTGAGAGTTTGAAAGATTTATTCTATACGCCTTACAGCAGCAATGTACTTACCGATCCAGAACGTATGGCGGGTGTGACAATTCATGCTAATTTAATTAGTCAAATTTTGAGTGCGGCCTTAGATGCTCGTCCACAGATTAAGACTTTACCTGAGCCGATAGAATGGCTATTGATTTTGGGTTGGTCAATTATTGGTGCGATTTTGTGTTGGGTACAACGCCACAGCAATAATCAGAAGATTTTTCTGGCTGTTGGTTTGGCGGGTGGTGGTTTACTCGGTGGTAGCTTTTTGGCATTTCTGAGTGGTTGGTGGATTCCTGTTGTCCCTTCACTGTTGGCATTAGGAGGTTCTGCGATCGCACTTACTCAGTATATCGCCCAAGGTTCTGCCCAGATGCGAAAAACTCTCGGTCGTTATCTCACTGATGAAATAGTCGCCAATATCCTAGAAACTCCTTCTGGGTTAAAGCTAGGGGGAGAACGCAGAAAAGTTACAGTTCTGGTGTCTGATTTAAGAGGATTCTCCGCTATTTCGGAACAATTACCTCCTGAAGAAGTAGTCAAAATTCTCAATCTTTATCTGGGAGCAATGACCGATGTAATTAACCAGTATAAAGGTACAATTAATGAATTTATGGGCGATGGCATTTTTGTGATCTTTGGTGCGCCAATTAGCCGCAAAGATGATTCTCAAAGAGCGATCGCCTGTGCTATTGCTATGCAATTAGCAATGCAGAAAGTAAACGAACAAAATCAGCAAATGAACTTACCAATTCTCGAAATGGGAATTGGAATTAATACAGGCGAAGTTGTGGCGGGAAATATTGGTTCTCAAAAACGCGCTCAATACACAGTTATCGGTAGTCATGTGAATTTGGCTGCCCGAATTGAGACTTATACTGTGGGTGGGCAGATTCTGATTTCCGAAAATACCTCTAAAGATGCCAATATTGACCTAAAAATTGCTGGAGAATTACAAATAAAACCTAAGGGCATAAAAGACCCTGTGACGATTTTTGACATTCGTGGTATTGGTAGTGAATATAATTTGTTTTTGCCTGAAGATAATGAAATAATGGTGAATTTGAATCAGGAAGTGCCTGTAGAATACAACGTTTTACAAGGAAAACAAGCAGGGGGAACAGTATTTGTGGGAGCTTTAGTTTGCCTCTCAGAAAAAGCAGCCCAACTACAATCTTTAAATTCTTTAGAACCCTTGGCTAATCTCAAACTAAAATTATTAATTGAACCAGAACTGGCTACAGAAGAAGAACATATTTATGCCAAGGTAATTAAACAAATTGATGTTGACAAGCATGTTTTTCTGATTCGGTTTACAGCTATTCCTCCAAAAGCGATCGCATTTTTCGAGACGCTGCGTCAAACTGAGTGA
- a CDS encoding FdhF/YdeP family oxidoreductase, which produces MLPKPKKHWTPSNWASWKPFGIGEQYPNNYWEVFRAIWLSRDQLPYAWNILDKGVCDGCALGTTGMKDWTLDGIHLCNVRLRLLRMNTMPAFDPVLLEDVSQLQKQKSAQLRDLGRLPYPMIRQRGEQGFRRVDWDEALEVIANRIRATTPDRLSFYVTSRGTVNETYYATQKAVRAMGSNNIDNAARICHSPSTAGLKAALGAGATTCSYKDWIGTDLLVFIGSNVANNQPVTVKYLHYAKKAGTKIVVINTYREPGMERYWVPSIVESALFGTKFAEDFFLINMGGDIAFLNGTIKHIIANNWVDESFINLHTAGFAELKASLESQSWEELERLSGTSREEMYAFAKMVGEANKAVFVWSMGITQHECGEDNVRSVINLALTKGFVGREGCGLMPIRGHSGVQGGAEMGCYATVFPGGKPITPEHAAQFSQLWGFEVPATKGLIAPEMINAAHQGQLDVLFSVGGNFLEVLPEPDYVEAALKQIPLRVHMDIVLSSQMLVEPADTVVLLPATTRYEIPGGVTETNTERRVIFSPEIPGPRIGEARPEWQVFLELARRVKPDLADKLVFANTSAMRQEIAQAVPQYAGIQHLQQPGDQFQYGGSHLCFGWNFPTADGKAHFGVLLPPQRELPEGCFFVATRRGKQFNSMVQERRDAITGAVREAVLMNAGDAAKLGLKEGDKVILKNELGELPGQVYIAPIQSGNLQVHWPEGNVLLDRTKRSLEGVPDYNAIAYLEKI; this is translated from the coding sequence ATGTTACCCAAACCCAAAAAGCACTGGACACCTTCAAATTGGGCAAGTTGGAAGCCCTTCGGCATAGGCGAACAGTACCCCAACAATTATTGGGAAGTATTTCGGGCAATTTGGCTATCTCGTGACCAACTGCCCTATGCGTGGAATATCCTAGATAAAGGTGTTTGCGATGGTTGCGCTCTCGGAACAACCGGCATGAAAGATTGGACTTTAGATGGCATTCATCTGTGCAATGTCCGGTTGCGGTTGTTGCGGATGAATACCATGCCAGCTTTTGACCCCGTGCTGTTAGAGGATGTCTCGCAGTTGCAAAAGCAAAAAAGTGCCCAATTGCGTGACTTGGGAAGACTTCCTTACCCCATGATTCGTCAACGCGGTGAACAAGGCTTTCGTCGTGTGGACTGGGATGAAGCTTTAGAGGTAATTGCTAATCGCATCCGCGCCACTACACCAGACCGCCTGAGCTTCTATGTTACCAGTCGCGGCACCGTTAACGAAACTTACTACGCTACCCAAAAAGCTGTACGAGCAATGGGAAGCAATAATATAGATAACGCTGCCCGGATTTGTCATTCTCCCAGCACAGCAGGGTTAAAAGCCGCTCTCGGTGCAGGGGCTACTACTTGTTCTTATAAAGACTGGATTGGTACTGATTTGTTGGTGTTCATTGGCTCCAATGTTGCCAATAATCAGCCTGTTACCGTTAAATATCTGCATTATGCTAAAAAAGCTGGCACTAAAATTGTAGTGATTAACACCTACCGCGAACCAGGAATGGAGCGCTACTGGGTGCCATCAATTGTAGAAAGTGCCCTTTTCGGTACCAAGTTTGCCGAAGACTTCTTTTTAATTAATATGGGCGGAGACATAGCATTTTTAAATGGCACAATTAAACACATAATTGCCAACAACTGGGTAGATGAGTCATTTATTAATTTACACACTGCTGGCTTTGCAGAACTAAAGGCATCTTTAGAAAGCCAATCTTGGGAAGAATTAGAACGGCTTTCCGGCACATCTCGTGAAGAAATGTACGCCTTTGCCAAAATGGTCGGGGAAGCTAACAAAGCGGTATTTGTTTGGAGTATGGGCATTACCCAGCATGAGTGCGGTGAAGATAATGTGCGAAGTGTTATCAACTTAGCTCTCACCAAAGGTTTTGTCGGTCGGGAAGGTTGCGGTTTAATGCCAATTCGCGGTCACTCTGGGGTGCAGGGTGGTGCAGAAATGGGATGTTACGCCACTGTATTTCCTGGTGGTAAACCCATCACCCCAGAACATGCTGCCCAATTCAGTCAGCTTTGGGGCTTTGAAGTGCCAGCAACTAAAGGTTTAATTGCTCCAGAAATGATTAACGCCGCACATCAGGGACAATTAGATGTGTTATTTTCCGTGGGGGGAAATTTCCTAGAAGTACTCCCAGAACCAGATTATGTGGAAGCTGCCCTCAAGCAAATACCGTTGCGGGTGCATATGGATATTGTTCTGTCCAGCCAGATGTTAGTGGAACCCGCTGATACTGTAGTGCTTTTACCTGCCACGACTCGCTACGAAATACCAGGGGGAGTTACAGAAACTAACACCGAACGCCGGGTAATTTTCAGCCCAGAAATTCCAGGGCCACGTATTGGCGAAGCGCGTCCAGAATGGCAAGTGTTTTTGGAATTGGCAAGACGCGTCAAACCAGATTTAGCAGACAAATTGGTTTTTGCTAATACATCTGCAATGCGTCAAGAAATTGCCCAAGCTGTCCCCCAGTATGCTGGTATTCAACACTTGCAGCAACCTGGTGACCAGTTTCAATATGGTGGTTCACATTTGTGCTTTGGCTGGAACTTTCCCACAGCGGATGGGAAGGCACACTTTGGGGTATTATTGCCACCCCAGCGAGAATTACCAGAAGGCTGTTTTTTCGTAGCAACCCGCCGAGGCAAACAATTTAATAGTATGGTGCAGGAACGCAGAGATGCAATTACCGGCGCAGTGCGAGAGGCGGTGTTAATGAATGCTGGTGATGCGGCAAAGTTGGGTTTAAAAGAAGGGGATAAAGTAATTCTGAAAAATGAGTTAGGCGAGTTGCCAGGGCAAGTTTATATTGCACCAATTCAGTCAGGCAACTTGCAAGTACATTGGCCAGAGGGAAATGTACTATTAGATAGAACTAAGCGATCGCTCGAAGGTGTTCCTGATTATAATGCGATCGCCTACTTGGAAAAAATTTAA
- a CDS encoding alkaline phosphatase D family protein gives MVDYQNFERLLQSRIKRRNLIIGAGALSGFAIANQFSHQTAMSVDKPLRVYARTRFSSYPFTLGVASGEPYPTSVVIWTRLAPEPLNGGGMPPVNVPIRWEVATDSNMKRIVSRGTVLATPELAHSVRVVVEGLQSDTWYWYRFLVGQDSSPIGRTRTAPLANSYLSKFNFALVSCQNYQQGFYTAYKYLAQDDLDLVVHVGDYIYEGGISNTTPRKHNSSEILTLEDYRNRHALYKTDTNLQAAHAAFPWILTWDDHEVENNYANNISEIDTEPDQDRAIFLQRRAIAYQVYYEHMPLRPFSRPVGPDMQLYRRLAFGNLATFHVLDTRQYRTDQPCGDGTKERCAENLDPNATITGKAQEDWLFDGLNTSQTKWNVLAQQVPIAQRDMTPGPGGTYSMDKWDGYVASRDRLMAFLGQRQPSNPVSLAGDVHSHWAMNLKANFDQPESATLGSEFVCSSISSGGDGSDTTPAVEAYLPDNPHIKFFNNQRGYVRCALTPTTWKSDYLVMSNVTTPSGTISKRASFVVEDGRPEIQQA, from the coding sequence ATGGTAGATTATCAGAATTTTGAGCGGTTATTGCAGAGTAGAATTAAACGACGCAACTTAATTATTGGGGCAGGAGCATTGAGTGGTTTTGCGATCGCTAACCAATTTTCTCATCAAACAGCGATGTCTGTCGACAAGCCGCTACGCGTCTACGCCAGAACTAGATTTTCCAGTTATCCTTTCACTTTGGGTGTAGCATCTGGTGAACCCTATCCCACCAGCGTCGTGATTTGGACTCGTCTGGCTCCCGAACCCTTAAACGGAGGTGGAATGCCACCAGTGAATGTACCAATTCGCTGGGAAGTGGCTACTGATTCCAATATGAAGCGCATTGTTTCCAGAGGTACCGTACTGGCAACCCCAGAACTAGCTCATTCAGTGCGAGTTGTGGTAGAAGGACTCCAATCTGATACTTGGTACTGGTATCGCTTTCTTGTCGGTCAAGACTCTAGCCCCATTGGTCGCACTCGTACAGCACCTTTAGCAAATAGCTACTTAAGTAAATTTAACTTTGCCCTTGTCTCCTGCCAAAACTATCAGCAGGGATTCTATACCGCCTACAAATATCTAGCACAGGACGACCTTGATTTAGTAGTGCATGTTGGCGATTACATCTATGAAGGGGGAATCTCAAACACTACTCCCAGAAAACACAATAGTTCAGAAATTCTCACCTTAGAAGATTACCGCAACCGTCACGCCCTCTATAAAACCGATACCAATCTGCAAGCCGCTCACGCAGCGTTTCCCTGGATTCTTACCTGGGATGACCACGAGGTAGAAAATAACTACGCCAACAACATTTCGGAAATAGATACAGAACCAGATCAAGACCGGGCAATTTTCCTCCAACGGCGGGCTATTGCTTATCAAGTCTATTACGAACACATGCCCTTGCGTCCGTTCTCGCGTCCTGTCGGCCCCGACATGCAACTTTATCGTCGGCTGGCTTTTGGTAACTTAGCAACCTTCCATGTTTTAGATACCCGCCAATATCGCACCGATCAGCCTTGTGGTGATGGTACCAAAGAACGTTGTGCAGAAAATTTAGATCCGAATGCAACCATTACCGGTAAAGCACAGGAGGATTGGTTGTTTGATGGTCTAAATACCTCACAAACCAAGTGGAACGTTTTAGCGCAGCAAGTACCCATTGCTCAGCGAGACATGACACCAGGGCCAGGCGGAACCTACAGCATGGACAAATGGGATGGTTATGTGGCTTCGCGCGATCGCTTGATGGCTTTCCTCGGACAGCGCCAGCCCTCTAATCCAGTCTCTCTAGCAGGTGATGTGCATTCCCACTGGGCGATGAATTTAAAGGCTAACTTTGATCAGCCAGAATCCGCCACACTCGGCAGTGAATTCGTTTGTTCTTCCATTAGCTCAGGTGGAGATGGCTCAGACACCACCCCCGCAGTTGAAGCTTACTTACCAGATAACCCACACATTAAATTCTTCAATAATCAACGCGGATATGTTCGCTGTGCCCTAACTCCCACAACCTGGAAGTCAGATTATCTAGTGATGTCAAATGTGACAACTCCATCTGGCACAATTAGTAAACGGGCTTCATTTGTGGTTGAAGACGGTCGTCCAGAAATACAACAAGCTTAA
- a CDS encoding substrate-binding domain-containing protein, which yields MKQDNDLRNNLKSIRTRLGMSQQDLANLAGVTRQTISGVESGQYAPSVAITLRLAKSLGCQVEDLFWLERDLPEIEAVLAKPVPGAQQTRVSLARVGGQWVAYPLIGKDAFRQDMIPADGEGETRTGTDKVRVRLLDDNLDTLHNTVVIAGCAPVISLWARATERWHPQLRVQFNFANSMSALHSLCRGEAHIAGMHLYDSHTGEYNTPFVRDVLAGREGVLITLGVWEEGLLVKPGNPMGIRTVSDLVERGATIVNREIGAGTRLLLEQKLEEQRIPFDAVQGFDYIVQSHQDVAQAVVLGVADAGISTASVATAFGLGFVPLHQSRYDLVILKEYLEEAPVQQLLSTLGHRMVHSQFEILGGYDISKIGEIVATV from the coding sequence ATGAAGCAGGATAACGATCTCCGTAACAACTTGAAGTCAATTAGAACTCGCTTAGGCATGAGTCAACAAGATTTGGCAAACCTAGCTGGTGTTACCCGTCAAACTATAAGTGGTGTAGAGTCGGGACAATACGCTCCCTCAGTGGCCATCACACTCCGCCTAGCAAAATCACTTGGCTGTCAAGTAGAGGATCTATTCTGGTTAGAGCGGGATTTACCTGAAATTGAAGCAGTGCTTGCCAAACCTGTTCCTGGCGCTCAGCAGACGCGAGTCAGTCTGGCACGTGTGGGGGGACAATGGGTAGCTTATCCCTTAATTGGCAAGGATGCTTTTCGCCAAGATATGATTCCGGCTGATGGAGAGGGTGAGACTCGTACAGGTACTGATAAAGTTCGAGTCCGTCTTTTAGACGATAATTTGGACACACTCCACAACACTGTTGTGATTGCTGGCTGTGCGCCCGTGATTTCACTATGGGCGAGAGCTACCGAACGTTGGCATCCCCAACTGCGAGTCCAATTTAACTTTGCCAACAGCATGTCTGCATTGCACAGTCTATGCCGAGGTGAAGCACACATCGCTGGAATGCACCTTTATGATTCCCACACAGGTGAGTATAATACTCCCTTTGTTCGAGATGTTCTTGCAGGAAGGGAAGGAGTTTTGATTACCCTCGGTGTTTGGGAAGAAGGACTTTTAGTCAAACCTGGTAACCCGATGGGAATCAGAACAGTTAGTGATTTAGTGGAACGGGGAGCGACTATTGTTAACCGCGAAATAGGTGCTGGTACTCGTTTGCTTTTAGAACAAAAACTCGAAGAGCAACGAATACCGTTTGATGCTGTCCAAGGTTTTGACTATATTGTTCAAAGCCACCAAGATGTTGCTCAAGCAGTAGTATTAGGAGTTGCGGATGCAGGTATCAGTACAGCATCTGTAGCTACTGCCTTTGGGCTGGGATTTGTCCCTCTGCATCAATCACGATATGACTTAGTGATTCTTAAGGAATATCTCGAAGAAGCACCAGTACAGCAGTTGCTGAGTACTTTGGGACACCGGATGGTTCACTCACAATTTGAAATTTTGGGTGGCTACGACATCAGCAAAATCGGGGAAATTGTAGCAACCGTCTAG
- a CDS encoding transposase, which produces MNGSMDGNAFEVFIQKCLLPQLWVGAVVVMDNVPSHKVASIEPLIQSKGASVLNMSPYSPDFNPIELWWSQLKSFLRQFSPTTTKMLDILIATALDLINPKHLKNWFTDCCYCTS; this is translated from the coding sequence ATGAATGGCTCAATGGATGGAAATGCATTTGAAGTATTTATCCAAAAATGTTTGCTTCCTCAATTATGGGTAGGTGCCGTAGTTGTTATGGATAATGTGCCATCTCACAAAGTAGCTTCGATTGAACCATTGATTCAATCAAAGGGTGCTAGTGTTCTCAATATGTCGCCGTATTCTCCTGATTTTAATCCGATTGAACTTTGGTGGTCGCAACTTAAATCTTTTTTACGTCAATTCTCTCCAACCACAACAAAAATGCTTGATATTCTGATTGCAACGGCTCTTGATTTGATTAATCCTAAACATCTAAAAAACTGGTTTACAGACTGTTGCTACTGTACTTCATGA
- a CDS encoding PEP-CTERM sorting domain-containing protein (PEP-CTERM proteins occur, often in large numbers, in the proteomes of bacteria that also encode an exosortase, a predicted intramembrane cysteine proteinase. The presence of a PEP-CTERM domain at a protein's C-terminus predicts cleavage within the sorting domain, followed by covalent anchoring to some some component of the (usually Gram-negative) cell surface. Many PEP-CTERM proteins exhibit an unusual sequence composition that includes large numbers of potential glycosylation sites. Expression of one such protein has been shown restore the ability of a bacterium to form floc, a type of biofilm.), translated as MKFVPQLVLAAASLTIGFATLDAKSVSAAIINYAFSVDSATTKGNGFFSFDDSTFSENNSVAIAKSLSFQFDGDSTVYTEQDDINYPEFPLVYSTLFSTGETSLALDYTFDDKTNPSSSIRYEIIGEDFTLFSTTSPDAEVISGRVSYTRVPEPTTLAGTFLACSLGLMIKKVISR; from the coding sequence ATGAAATTTGTTCCACAATTAGTGCTTGCTGCTGCTAGTTTAACTATAGGTTTTGCAACTCTAGATGCAAAATCTGTATCTGCTGCAATTATTAATTATGCTTTCAGCGTTGATAGTGCCACCACTAAAGGGAATGGCTTTTTCAGCTTTGATGATTCAACTTTTAGTGAAAATAATTCAGTAGCGATCGCCAAGTCCCTTTCTTTCCAATTTGACGGTGATTCTACTGTTTACACCGAACAAGATGATATCAATTATCCAGAGTTTCCCCTTGTATATTCAACGTTGTTTTCAACAGGAGAAACATCTTTAGCATTAGACTATACATTCGACGATAAAACTAATCCTTCCAGTTCCATCCGCTACGAAATTATTGGTGAGGATTTTACACTTTTCTCCACAACTTCTCCAGATGCCGAAGTCATTTCAGGTAGAGTTTCTTATACAAGAGTACCTGAACCTACAACTTTAGCTGGCACTTTCTTAGCTTGTAGCCTTGGTTTAATGATCAAAAAGGTCATTAGTCGTTAG